AGAGAAAATTTTCATTCTATCTCTATCTATATACCTTTTTCACATCTTATATTCCGTgcaagggtttagggtttatacTGATTTTCTCAGTTTTAGGCTAACAATGTCTCTTATGTATCAGATACTATGAGCTAAATGTTGAAGAAAATTAGTTATTTAATCGATTCTTTAGTTAAGTTGGCTGATCAGTATTTGTACGCAGCTTGCTCAGGAATGCTACAAACATTGTTTTATCTATTTTGTGTGGCTCTCAAAGCTGCATGAAACTGTCATTTCCCAATCCTGATTTCATGGTTGCTATTTATCTGCTTAACTGGACCATACTTTCACTCTCATGAGTTTTGTTGTGCTTTCCTTTCAGAGGGTATTCCTTCCATAGGAATGTCTCCATTTTCATGTGGATGGTCAACCCGTGAAAGAAATGTCAGTAGCTTGATTACACTTAAGCTTTGGTCCTGAAGTTATTTAACGGtccatttcctttttattaattatttgggcgagtaactaattttctttttctaactTAAGTTTCCTGTTTCTGCAGATAGCTTCAGCTGATTTATCTGCAGTGGCTAAGGCTATTGAATCTGGTTTAGTACCTGTAAGTTTGTATTCTTTAATTGACAATGATAATTTCAAGGCTCAGTATTACTACCATTCATCCTGTCATTTCTATTTTCCTGTTttgaactttcttttttgaacttttttttaaacagaAATATTGCCTGGTTGGCATTAAGAATACAAATAGTTTGATTGGATATGTTTTGTGTTATGTTTGATGTATGCTTAATGTTGGTTTctacttttcttctctcatgTTTGCTTGTTACTAATCTTGATTGTTACATGTTTCCCAGGTTTTGCATGGAGATGCCGTGCTCGATGACTTACTGGTTTGGTCTCTCTTACAGAAATGCACTAGCTTATTGCTTTAATGAACTTGTACTGATACCTTGTTAATGGATTCTACTAATCAGGACTGTACCATCTTGAGTGGAGATGCCATCATCAGTCATCTTGCAGCCCACTTGAAGCCTGAATACGTTGTTTTTCTCGTATCCACCATGTCTGAATGGAAAATTTTCAtgcatttattttttgggaattGACATCTGAATACAATCCATAACTTGATAGTTGATATAGATGTCTTGGGAGTTAAATCAACCTAAAAGAATCTTTTTCTGGTGAAACTTTATCTCGAACTGTTCTAGTAAGTAGTAAATTATCATCTGATACGAGTGGATAAATGTTTGTTTTCATATTAATGAGGTCTTAAGACTGATGTTTTGGGAGTTTATGATCGTCCACCATCAGATCCAAATGCAGTACTCTTGAGAGAAATTGGTAAGGAATGGATTTGTGcatgaatgaaattttgtgTTGATTTGTCAAATTGCGATGGCTCATCCAAAGTTTCAACTGCAGCTGTGGCTAAAGATGGGAGCTGGTCGATCGAGAAGCCAACATTTCAGAACAAGAACAAGCAAGGTGAGCAAGATTGCTGCAGTTTTAACATCACAATAACTGAAGGGGTCCTTTGTAGCAGTGTTTGTCTAAATGGTGTACATATTGATGGTGGTTGTCATGTCGACAGTTGAAACAAGTGTAGCAGCCCATGATACAACCGGTGGAATGCTGACCAAGATATCTGAAGCTGCAGCGATTGCGAAACTCGGAATTGATGTATATATTGTAAAGGTAAATATTTAATCCTTCCCTCAATTTCCACCCCTTCCACTCCTACTACGTGTAACCTGAGATATTTAGCTGGGTACAGGCAGCTACGAGCCATGCATTTAAGGCCTTTAGTGGAGAATTGAAAGGCAACCTTCCTGAAGACTGGCTTGGAACTGCGATCCGGTTTTCCAATAAATGAATTACAATCGATCTAACAGAGGAGGCAGAGATATGGAGAGGGGGAGCAACGAAATGGGAATATGGAAGTTTTTCTCCTCACAGAGGTTTTGAAAGGCAGCATTTGGAAAAGACCAATAAGGGCATCTGGAGAAGACGTAAACAAACAGGATGAATTGTCACAACACAAGATCAGAAGGCTGATTGTTAGACATTAGAATAAACTTATCATGTTCTACAACGGCCGTGAAACTCATTTTTTATGCGAGAAAATATGTACGGATAGAAAACGCATTATTGTTGTTATTAACATATGGTTAACAACTATGGCTCCTTAGTCATTTAGCCGACTCTCAAACAATTGGACAAGTATCCCAATCAGAGAGTTGAACACCGCACTCGGGGTTGTGCCGTATACGATCAAAGAACGGCCCGACTCATAACAAAGTACAGAAACACAATGACCATAGTCGAATTTTCcagttttgattttggggaAATTGGATAGCAAACGACAGAAAAAACCTTTAACGTTACCGAAGGCAAGCAAGAGAGCACGAACATATTCGACTTCGAAGTTGATACACTGGTTTATTATAAAGAGCCGAAATATTCAAGTAACAATTCATGCGAAACCAATAGCACAAGGTGATGCGAAATCCAGAAAGAAATGATCCAGTGCGGGCAAAAACCAAACCATGAAATTGCAAGTCTAAAACAAGTAAAGGTACTATACAGTCTCCAATATAACTCACCAATACCATGAAATTGGGCATGGTTCTTCAGACAGtaaacagaacaaaaatattgataatgacAAGCTAATTAATGGCAACATCCACTTATAAGCCAAGGCCACCTCTAATCAAGAAAAGCTCCTGAATGGTGACCTCCAAACATACTATTAACCGTCccagtttcaatttgaaaactaAAAGTGCTCCAGAAGAACCATAGCGTGACTATTTTGGACCAATGTCCTTGAGAGCACAAATCTGCTCCTCTCCCATAGCAGACATGACAGAAACAACCAGATCCTTCCCCTCACCAAAGCCATCCTTGATCTGCATCACATCCcaggaaatacaataccaattAAGACAATAAACAACAGGAAACAGAATCAGAAAGGAAGCTTataaaagaaagggagagttttttttaatagaacaTGGTGCTCTACTTACCCAAAAATGTGTGAACATAATAATGACCACATGCAGATAAATTATTATGTTCACACTACATGAGAAATTCAATCAACCACTACATAAATAACTCATACAGCACATAGTCCATATTACAAAATCACTAACCTGCGTAAGCAGACTGTCATCGGTTGGAAGCCTCAGGTCATCCTTGGTGTTACCATTCTCAGTCAGCAGACTCACCTTTAGCAAGCAGCAGAAAAATGATGAAGTCAGGTTAAACCCTTATAACATAGCATGAGTATGCAATAACTAGAaagcatttttatttataagaactATGGAAAGTGTGAACTTACAAATCCATCCTCAGAGATATCAATCAGCTGGTAGTCAGTACGGTTGACATGGGGAACCTATGACACAAACATAAAGACATTGatatacccaaaaaagaagaagatattcTTGAATGATTAGACAAAATACTAAAGAGGTTCGTACATCACAATTGTGGGACGAGGGAACAATATCCTCAAGCTTCTTGGCGGTGAAGATATCAATACCAACAAAGTGACACTTGGCATGTCCGTGTTTTCCAGTCTTGGAAGTGGAAACCTCCACAACCTGttacaaaaaagagaaaaaagaaagcaaaccAACAAACACTCCCCTAGTTAGGTGCGCATCTATGTTTACAAATTCGCAAGTATGACAACGAGGAGGAACTGCATATAATAAGCAATTCACAAATAAATTCTCAGCAAGGCCACAGACAGCTACGAAAAAATTAGCAGAAAGTTAACATATTATTCAGATAGAGCAGTGAATTGATATGTACATGTATACATAAAGAGGTTGAAGGTCTTCAGATCGAAGCATACACATCACGAAcccataattaatttttttcagcTTACAAAACTCACAATTAATTTCAGTCACATGCAGATGGTTATTATTAGAACGGTAAATCTGAATCATAAAGTGTGGAAGGACCTCACATTAACTACATCAAAATTACAGAATTTCATATGCGATCGATCAGCTAAACACTACCTAATCTGtcgggaaaaagaaaatcgaaaacaaaaaaaaatcctaacaaaaatcaaatccGATCTCGATGAATCTTTTCCACAGATTGACTAGAAGAACAACCAGCTTGATCGTGCCCAATTATACCATATCATAACTACCAATAGAAAGAACACTCTACAGAACGAAACAGTGATCGAATAAAAGTAGGAGAAGATCTATAAGCAAAGTCCTAAACGGCATTCAGATCGGAAGAGAATCGGCGAGAAAACGAAGAGATCGAACCTTGCAGGGCCTGCCCTTGATGACAATGTAACCGTTCTTGCGGATGGTGCCAGCTTGCTGAGGATAGGTCTTGGAAGCTCCGGCGTCAGCCTTGGATTCGAAGTGGTGCTCCTCGTCCGACATGGCTAGTTCTGAGCGctgagagagacagagaaggAGTGAAGAGAGGATCAAGGGAGAGACGAGAAGCGGAAGAGAGGGATTTGGGAAAGTGGGTATTTATATTATAGGAAGGGTGGATTATTAAGGAAATTGGAAGAGAGGAAAGAGCACTCTAGGGTTTCTGGATCAagcaattttattatattcttCGGGTTATGGAAAGGGGGTGAGGGTCGCTGTCCACCGTTGGATTGCTTGACTCTTCACGGACGGATCTGATTAGAATATCGTTAGTTAGCGTTATGTTGACGCTCGAATGGTAAATGGGCACGTGGGCTGCTCATCCATAAAGAGACTGTAgattcagatatttttttatgcaataTGCCGCACAACTTCtattttcgattttttttttctttttttagttgctcttttcttttgggctcTCCTAATCATGGGCTATGCAGTagtgaaactgaaaaataaaccCATTTATGGTGTAGTTTCATTGCTTCCATTTTGAGTTatcaaaacgaaaaaaaaaaagaagaaaaaaatttcgtacTTTCTTGACTTCAATAAACATAATTCTTATTGAATTCACAACATAAATGAACTTATGAATAACATAATCATTTTACAGGAAGTAATTTTGCGCAGCTCGAGCTAAATAAGCAAGGAATTTGTAGCTTAAATGGTTAAGAGCAGTTACCCCTACATCCAAGGTCCTATGCTCAAATGCCCTCCTccccaatatcgcttgtatatttaattaaaagaacTTGAGTCAAATGGCTTCACAGATTTGCAGGCTAATGTGGAAGGTTCACATtaatacaaacaaataaacaagcaTGCTTCATACAACCAGTAGAGCAAAACCCATGAAAGTAGTTTCTGTCTAGAAGAACATTACAAAAGTTAACACCATTCTACAACAGGTGCAGTTCCTAAAATTCTAGATTTTGCAGCTGACTATTCATCCAATTTCGGTGGGTATAGCATTCCCTTCATGTTCAGGAAGGGCAACACTTAATATACAAGGACGCCACGAGCATCATAACTTTACACATGATCCTGAAATTTGGGCAAATTTTGAGTACATTTAGTTAGTCCAAAGGCTTTGATTCCATAGTCCAAGATATCAGAAGTGAGTTTGGCTCATCCTAGATTAAACATCAGCATCCAACCTATTGAGTACCTGTAGATCTTTACCTTCATTTGACTGTGTACAATTATCTTCTACTTGAACTTCCAACAGATACAGATCTCATGTTGTCATTGTCAACTTCATGTATGAATACCAAAGGAGGCTCTTCTCTGACAAATGGAATCACACATGAGAAATATAGAACGCTGACAGTAATAAAGGACACAGAAAAAGTGAATCACAGTGCAAAATTTACTAACATTTCATTAGCTTCTTGATATGTGTAGCTTGATGCGACAGCCAGAAGTTGTCCCTTGTGATTGTACGATAAGGATGCCACACTGTTTGGGTTTCTAGGCAACTGAAAATATGTGGAGGTTACAGAAGCAAATAGAAAATAGTAAGGCCTGAGCACACTTCAACAATTAAATCAACTATGTCAAGCAATTAAGGCAAAATACATTCACTTTGATAGGAGAATAAGCAAAATCCACGCAAATTTAGTGAAAAATACCTGAAACAGCCTCCTTTTGCTTGTAGCATCCCATGCGGTAACATAACCCTCATTGTCACCAGTAACAAAGGCACCGTAGATGCTAGATCAGACACATCAAATAAAAAGTAAGTTTTCATTATGGAAGTTGGTTAAAGCAGATAGAGTTACACATACATCGGATTGAATACAATGTCATTCACCGACACCAGATGATATTTGCTGTCAGTTGACTTTGGATGACACCGGAACATATATCTGAGACAAACGTTAGAGCATCTGTGAGAAAATTCATGACAGAGTGTGACTCAAGCCCAAAAGAATAAATATTGCATATCATGGCAGGCTTGGGCATGCTAATAATAACATAGACTCTGAGAATTGACCTGATGTCATCTGAATTCGATGGGCTGGAAATCTCCAATGCTACACGTCCATCTACTGAGCCAACTGCAAACCCTGCAAAGACAATTCAAAGACTTGTATAAAATACAAGTTGTGATTTGTAATGCTAAATCAACAAGTGGACATAGAGTcaatataaagaatttaattcaAGCAAACATTTGGTAGGATGTTCTAATGAGCTACTGCTACTTGAAGTATTGTAATAGTACCTTTAGCATACGGAATTGAACTAACACATACAATCTGAACACCCATATGCGAATCTTTTGATTGAAATGGTTTTTCTAGCCTGCGCAaatcatatacatatattgaTGCTCCAACGGCTACCATCATATCAAAGCCTGAGAGTGACATGGACATCACCTCTGAATCCATATTTCTTACACACGCAATACCCTTCGGCGTACGTGTGTCCCATGACAATATCTTCTTATCCAAACCAGCAGTGATTACTTGGCCTACAACAATTTTAAGAGAAAACTTGATAACAATTATGTTCGGTACTATAAAGAATAAACTAGAAATGCAGTTATGGTAATCCCTAGctttatgaaattttatgCAGAAGATTTATATACAAATACTATCAAAACTTTCATTATCCTTGTTAATTCTATCACCTAACAAAAAAGTAACTTCACTTTTTCCCTAGCATCtacagaaaatttgaaaacagaaACCAACACTTGTGTAAAGTTTAAAGGCTATATTTAGAAGGTAAATAAGAATCCAATAACAATGAGAATAAAATAGTACTGGTAGCTTACAGGTTTCATCAGAATATCCAACACACGTTGATGTGTCATCATGATTTCCAATTGAATCATGAATTCCAGAATGCAAGTCATACCTTGAACACATGAAACACAAAATCCCAGAAAATTCAAATGTTAGAAGAAAACATAAGAAACTCAGAACAGTCCCAGACATTAGAACCAGCTTAAGATTAAATACCTCtcagaaaattattattaccCCTGAATTAAAACTGCAAATTACAACATCAAGGATGTGATTAAAGTTCATTTCAATCGCATACCTTCTAATGAAGCCATNNNNNNNNNNNNNNNNNNNNNNNNNNNNNNNNNNNNNNNNNNNNNNNNNNNNNNNNNNNNNNNNNNNNNNNNNNNNNNNNNNNNNNNNNNNNNNNNNNNNAAAAAAGAAGGAAGTCGAAgggaaaagagaaggaaaagaaaaaaaataaatataagtataataataaaacaggTGTGATGGAAGCGTACCTGGGGAATAGGCGAGACTGctggaagacaatcatggcagCACATACGCGGGAAACGAGAAGGCACGTCAGTGGCAGAGCTTTGTCCTTTTTTGGGCCAGGTTTGATTATTTGGCCCATCTCACCATTTGCTCATGGCCCCAATAATCAAGGGGGctaatgttgaggcccaaaaatccAAGGGGCTAGGCCCAAGGTGATTATTGGCCCAATAGGGACAAGTGAACACAAGAAAATTTAGGGAACAATTAATACGAGCTACGAGCCGCATGCTACGTCAAACAAGCACGTGCGGGGAGACCCAAAACATGCTAACTTTACAAAAACATGCTCACTCCTATTGAACTCGGCTATGGCCTATGATGATAGGATAAAAATCCAAGCACAAGCATAGGGGTCGGAACCGCCATGCCAACACCAAGATGTGTTACAAGCTTaggtgggcccaagccaccaaaattacccggggcttgcttgaacgggttgtggtatggatggcaACGGGCTTTCACAGGACCCATTGACGAGCCAAGGGAATGGTAGTTTCGGATCACTTGGGGGACCCGAAACTCAAGCCTATTTCCTCGGCCCGAAACACATGGGTTAgcatgagagaagagagagcatGACCCAATACCTTAGAAAAAAGTGTAGAGCCTGTTAGGAAAGGCTGGGACATTTAGAAGGACTAAACATGCTGTTAAGGCACAATTGGCAGGCtgcttccggcagcttgacgaaaagCCCAGCAGATTTACCCAGAGTGACATATTACCAATTCAAAGCCTAGGAGAGAAAAGCCCAGCCCAAACTCCCTGTAAAATATCTGGCCAAGCACGTTTGTCCCTATCCAGGAGAGTCAACGTCAACCCTCTCAAAAAACCAGAGGAAATCCACATGAGTGAGGGGTTTACCCATCGAGTAAAGCACAGCTCCTTTCCCTTCTATTGTCCTGGCAGCTTGCATAGGAAAGGTCGAGAGAAAAGCAAGCGGCTCTTCACCTCTATGAGGAAGGGCCAGCAAAACCGAGATcttggaaccacaaatgggtTCCTTACCCATGTGTCCTGGGCGGCCGGGATTCATCAAAGAAGACGAAGTGGGGGAAAACAATGGAAAGAGGAAGGGAAAGTATGACGGAATTAGGACCCTTAGCAGCTATAAAAGGAGGACTTCTGCTACCCAGAAGAACCAACCCATTTTTCCAGAGCTCGACCAAGCATTGTCAAGCAACTGGAAAtctactcaagccacccatctcctcctccattcgttttcttcctccattaGGAAGGAAACCAGCCAAACCTTCCTTTGCCTGCTCTAAACCTCATCCTCCATAGGaaaactcatctctctctctcaaaattgcTAAACCTGTGAAAGCctagctcccatgccacatgCTCTCCAAGCCAAGCTCTTCCGCAAAACTGGTTAAGTTTGTTTGGGCTATTAGTGAAGGAAGCTTGAGAGTGTTTGCGTAACAGTTTCATCAGATTCTGTGAAAAACACTCTTCCAGGCGCTTGGTATCGAACCCAGGCACTTGGGGAATTTTGCTCACTTCTCTTCTTAcggcagcccaagcccatCCGTCAGGCTGCTGGAACAAAAAGCCCCAACAATTATAAAGTAACCAAATTACACCTACTCCCGATGGCAAAATTGGAATTTCTGGATGGATAACTAAATtagggtcggggtgttacagttccatttctcatatttatagagaaCAAAACAATGTTACTGACCATATGGCTCATATGggtcaaaatttcaatttgggtTATCATGTTGTTGATCTTCCTCTCCTTCTATTATAAGCCTCTTGGCAAATGATTTTGTTAGGATTACCACTGCTAGGCTTGTCCCAttgtagtttttttattttttattttttattttttggttttccttggGCTTCAACTTTCaatgtaacaaaaaaagaaaaaaaaaaaaaaaaaggtcatttggattcaaacaGGAGATCACAATTCTGCAAGTCAAGGCGACTAGACCATGTTGGCATTTGACCCATCAACTTAATACAGGTCTAAAACTGTAATGCGGCCTTACAATTATCAATTAAAGTTGAGAACTTTTTTTAGCTAATTGGGAAATAAGTTGTCCACAAAAAAACTCACTTtaggaaaaaaccaaaacttttccgaagaagatagaaaaatccatcaactttcaaaccaaaaacatgcaaatgtaaagaatTCTTTAGATAATCCAAAAATAAGTAAGGACATTTTTGTccatttaaatttcttttaaaaatatctctctcttttgtcATTTTCCAAAATGTCCCAAGAAAATAACCTCGGAGGAACTTTGTTTTGAGCTCTGACTCCATTGACCGCGTGCGAATCTGCTGCACCTTAAACTtcacagagaaaagaaaagcccaGAGCTTTAGATCAATAACCCAGACATTGCAAAATGGAGGTGAGCAACACAAAGCAGCAGCACCAAAGCGCTTCTATCAGTCTCACGAAACCAGTTCGTTGCATTGTCAAACTCGGTCTGGTTCTTTACCccccttatttttatttaatcttATTTTGTTCCCTTTGGTAGAATTTAATCGCCACAACACTAGAACTTAATCAGTTTGTGAAGCCTTTATAGACCCTcatttatagtttttttttcttcttctgaccCAGAAAACTAATTGCCCAAATAAAGAAGGTCTATAAAAGTCAATTTGGGATACTTGATTAATGGGCAGCTGATAAATTTTAATCCCATCTTGTGTTTATTTACTGCTTCAATAATGGAACTTTTAATGGAATCAATATAAATTGAGGAAACACATTTCGTTTTGAATTTGGGCGAATCTTATGTTATGTCACTTGTCACTAAAGAAGCTAATATGGATGAATGGTTGTTTTGTTCATCATAGTAATATATGTGACATATATTTTACTTTAAGAATATGAAAGTTACACAAGAGGTGTTGCAAAGGATTTGTTCATATAGTTTCTATAGGTTGTTACAATAAGATTTTTATATAGTGTAGGAGGTGCAGCAATTACTTGCAAGAATGAATTAGAGACcataaatgaagaaaatctgAAGACAGTTTCCTCGCAGCTGAGGCAATCAATGACCACGGGGTTGAATTCTGGGGAGGTTCTTGGGATGGATTGGAGCAAGCAACCTGGAGAATCAGAAATTTCATCTACCCTAAGTGATTTTGAAGATCAGCCAGTTGTGGATTCCAGCCCTTTTATAGTTGTTCATGGAGCAGGTTAGATGCTTGTCTTAATTCATGAATGGGAACTTGGTTAGATTGAACTGTGAAAAATATTGTACGGATAAATGGTAAATCTTGGCCATTTGTTTCCTACAATTTGTACCACAATGGAAACATCAGTATAAGTACATTGCATCTCTGCAGAACTCAATCTTCTATGTAGTCTTTTCAACCAGTTCTAAAGATATTTGTGTCTACAATGGTGGCTTCAGGTTCTTTTGGGCATTTTCAAGCTAGTAAATCTGGGGTCCATAAAGGTGGACTGTACCAACCCCTTGTGAAGGCTGGTTTTGTTGCCACACGCATCTCTGTAAGATATGCCGCCTTGTTGAATTCTTTTATGTTCATTGAGTCTTTATCACAactataaatttttctttaagttcACTTTCGTCTCTTGCAGATTATTTCCATGTGTATCATGTTTACTTCAATTATTTCAGGTTACAAAGCTCAATCTTGAAATTGTTAGAGCGCTAGCTAGGGGTACTGATCTACCTATTTCAATCCAACTTCAGAGAAAATTTTCATTCTATCTCTATCTATATACCTTTTTCACATCTTATATTCCGTgcaagggtttagggtttatacTGATTTTCTCAGTTTTAGGCTAACAATGTCTCTTATGTATCAGATACTATGAGCTAAATGTTGAAGAAAATTAGTTATTTAATCGATTCTTTAGTTAATTTGGCTGATCAGTATTTGTACGCAGCTTGCTCAGGAATGCTACAAACATTGTTTTATCTATTTTGTGTGGCTCTCAAAGCTGCATGAAACTGTCATTTCCCAATCCTGATTTCATGGTTGCTATTTATCTGCTTAACTGGACCATACTTTCACTCTCATGAGTTTTGTTGTGCTTTCCTTTCAGAGGGTATTCCTTCCATAGGAATGTCTCCATTTTCATGTGGATGGTCAACCCGTGAAAGAAATGTCAGTAGCTTGATTACACTTAAGCTTTGGTCCTGAAGTTATTTAACGGtccatttcctttttattaattatttgggcgagtaactaattttctttttctaactTAAGTTTCCTGTTTCTGCAGATAGCTTCAGCTGATTTATCTGCAGTGGCTAAGGCTATTGAATCTGGTTTAGTACCTGTAAGTTTGTATTCTTTAATTGACAATGATAATTTCAAGGCTCAGTATTACTACCATTCATCCTGTCATTTCTATTTTCCTGTTttgaactttcttttttgaacttttttttaaacagaAATATTGCCTGGTTGGCATTAAGAATACAAATAGTTTGATTGGATATGTTTTGTGTTATGTTTGATGTATGCTTAATGTTGGTTTctacttttcttctctcatgTTTGCTTGTTACTAATCTTGATTGTTACATGTTTCCCAGGTTTTGCATGGAGATGCCGTGCTCGATGACTTACTGGTTTGGTCTCTCTTACAGAAATGCACTAGCTTATTGCTTTAATGAACTTGTACTGATACCTTGTTAATGGATTCTACTAATCAGGACTGTACCATCTTGAGTGGAGATGCCATCATCAGTCATCTTGCAGCCCACTTGAAGCCTGAATACGTTGTTTTTCTCGTATCCACCATGTCTGAATGGAAAATTTTCAtgcatttattttttgggaattGACATCTGAATACAATCCATAACTTGATAGTTGATATAGATGTCTTGGGAGTTAAATCAACCTAAAAGAATCTTTTTCTGGTGAAACTTTATCTCGAACTGTTCTAGTAAGTAGTAAATTATCATCTGATACGAGTGGATAAATGTTTGTTTTCATATTAATGAGGTCTTAAGACTGATGTTTTGGGAGTTTATGATCGTCCACCATCAGATCCAAATGCAGTACTCTTGAGAGAAATTGGTAAGGAATGGATTTGTGcatgaatgaaattttgtgTTGATTTGTCAAATTGCGATGGCTCATCCAAAGTTTCAACTGCAGCTGTGGCTAAAGATGGGAGCTGGTCGATCGAGAAGCCAACATTTCAGAACAAGAACAAGCAAGGTGAGCAAGATTGCTGCAGTTTTAACATCACAATAACTGAAGGGGTCCTTTGTAGCAGTGTTTGTCTAAATGGTGTACATATTGATGGTGGTTGTCATGTCGACAGTTGAAACAAGTGTAGCAGCCCATGATACAACCGGTGGAATGCTGACCA
The window above is part of the Prunus dulcis chromosome 1, ALMONDv2, whole genome shotgun sequence genome. Proteins encoded here:
- the LOC117637975 gene encoding isopentenyl phosphate kinase-like isoform X2, coding for MEVSNTKQQHQSASISLTKPVRCIVKLGGAAITCKNELETINEENLKTVSSQLRQSMTTGLNSGEVLGMDWSKQPGESEISSTLSDFEDQPVVDSSPFIVVHGAGSFGHFQASKSGVHKGGLYQPLVKAGFVATRISVTKLNLEIVRALAREGIPSIGMSPFSCGWSTRERNIASADLSAVAKAIESGLVPVLHGDAVLDDLLDCTILSGDAIISHLAAHLKPEYVVFLTDVLGVYDRPPSDPNAVLLREIAVAKDGSWSIEKPTFQNKNKQVETSVAAHDTTGGMLTKISEAAAIAKLGIDVYIVKAATSHAFKAFSGELKGNLPEDWLGTAIRFSNK
- the LOC117637975 gene encoding isopentenyl phosphate kinase-like isoform X4, with protein sequence MEVSNTKQQHQSASISLTKPVRCIVKLGGAAITCKNELETINEENLKTVSSQLRQSMTTGLNSGEVLGMDWSKQPGESEISSTLSDFEDQPVVDSSPFIVVHGAGSFGHFQASKSGVHKGGLYQPLVKAGFVATRISIASADLSAVAKAIESGLVPVLHGDAVLDDLLDCTILSGDAIISHLAAHLKPEYVVFLTDVLGVYDRPPSDPNAVLLREIAVAKDGSWSIEKPTFQNKNKQVETSVAAHDTTGGMLTKISEAAAIAKLGIDVYIVKAATSHAFKAFSGELKGNLPEDWLGTAIRFSNK
- the LOC117637975 gene encoding isopentenyl phosphate kinase-like isoform X3 codes for the protein MEVSNTKQQHQSASISLTKPVRCIVKLGGAAITCKNELETINEENLKTVSSQLRQSMTTGLNSGEVLGMDWSKQPGESEISSTLSDFEDQPVVDSSPFIVVHGAGSFGHFQASKSGVHKGGLYQPLVKAGFVATRISVTKLNLEIVRALAREGIPSIGMSPFSCGWSTRERNIASADLSAVAKAIESGLVPVLHGDAVLDDLLDCTILSGDAIISHLAAHLKPEYVVFLTDVLGVYDRPPSDPNAVLLREIAVAKDGSWSIEKPTFQNKNKQVETSVAAHDTTGGMLTKISEAAAIAKLGIDVYIVKLGTGSYEPCI
- the LOC117637975 gene encoding isopentenyl phosphate kinase-like isoform X1, whose translation is MTTGLNSGEVLGMDWSKQPGESEISSTLSDFEDQPVVDSSPFIVVHGAGSFGHFQASKSGVHKGGLYQPLVKAGFVATRISVTKLNLEIVRALAREGIPSIGMSPFSCGWSTRERNIASADLSAVAKAIESGLVPVLHGDAVLDDLLDCTILSGDAIISHLAAHLKPEYVVFLTDVLGVYDRPPSDPNAVLLREIAVAKDGSWSIEKPTFQNKNKQVETSVAAHDTTGGMLTKISEAAAIAKLGIDVYIVKAATSHAFKAFSGELKGNLPEDWLGTAIRFSNK